In the Treponema maltophilum ATCC 51939 genome, TCCGGGCACAACCTACGCGGTGGCAGCATTTTGCGCCGTACTGTTGCTTTTTTTTGCGGTTGTAACGGCGCTGCTTATCCGCTTTGCTCTTATCCGCGGTTTTTTTCAAGCCTTTTTTGAACGCATGTTTTCTTCGCAAAGTTTTCGCGCGGTGTGCCGCGAGCTTTTGTTTTTGGAAAAAAGGGGACAAGCGCTTCCGTCCGGCGTTTTTTGCACACGTGTGTCGCGCCTTATACGCAGCTATCTTGAAAACCGTTTTTCCTATCCGTTTACGGCGAAAACGAGCTCCGAATTGGTTCCCGCTTTTTCCGAGTTTTTTGCGCACAGCGCATCCGAGCGCTCTTACGCGTATATGCAGGATTTGTATGAAGTGTGCGCGCGCTGCGATTACATCCGTTTTTCCGGTGAAAGCGTTTTTTCCCGGGAAGAAAGAATCGACTCGGTGCAGCGCGTGCGTTCCGCCCTGCTTTATTTTGAACAGCCGGAAGAGCGGGAAGCCGAAAATCAAAAAACGGAGGAGGCGGTATGAGCGGGTTCGAGCATCCTTTTGCGCTGTTTTTTTTGCTGACTCCGTTGTTGTATTTTATTTTGCACAAATTGAATGCGGCTTCTCCGCCGGTGTTTTCATTCTCTTTTGCCGATTGGAACGGCCGGGCATTTGAATGGAAAAGTTCCGTCGGTACGACGGTGCGTTTTATGTCGAAGACGCTGTTTGCCTTGGGCTATTTTGCCCTTGTCGCGGCCCTCGCCGAACCGACGGTTTTGGAAAAGGAAAAGCTTTTTATGTCGCGCGGTGCGGACGTTGTTTTTGTCGTGGATACAAGTCCTTCGATGGCGGCGCTCGATATAGCCGGCGCGAGCCGTTTGCAGGCGGCAAAGCAGGCGATTTCGCTTTTAGCGCGCGAAAACAAGGGTATTTCGTACGGGCTTGTCGCCTGCGCTTCGCAAGCCGCACTTTTGGTTCCGCCGACTTTGGACCAAAAAACGTTTTTCGAACGGCTTGCGGCAATGGGTGTCGGCGAAATGGGCGACGGCTCGGCTTTAGGGGTCGGCATAAGCACGGCGGTCTACCATCTTGAATCCTCTGCCGCTCCGGTAAAAATCATTGTGCTTTTAACCGACGGAGAAAACAACGCCGGAGCCGTCCATCCGAACACGGCGGCCGCTCTCGCAAAAGACAACGGGATTTTGCTGTATATTGCCGGAATCGGAACAAAGGGTTCCGTTCCCATCGAGTACACCGATCCTGCAAGCGGGAAAATCTATTCAGGTTATTTGGATTCGGGCTTTAACGATGCGTCTTTGCGCGCTCTCGCTTCGGCAGGCGGCGGCAGCTATTATTCGGTGGAAACCCTTTCTTCGCTTTCGGCGGCGCTGCAAAATATCACGATAAAAAATTCGGTACGGCAAACGTACAGCATAAAGCAAAAAAAAATATCGTTTTATCCGCACTGTGCGGCAGCCGCTCTTTTGTGCTTTTGCGCCGCATGGCTTTTACGCCGCGTGTATTTAAAGGAAATGTGAGGAGCCTATGATGCTTTTTGAACGCCCCGAAGTTCTGCTGCTTTCGGCGGCAATTCCGATCGCCCTCATTTATGTTTTTGCTCATATACGGAACATTGCGCGCATCGCCGCGTCCGACCCTCACGGCAAAACGAAGCTGTTTAAGCTGCGCGTGCGCTCGGTACTGTGGGCGCTCGCCTGGCTGTGCATCGTTATCGCACTTGCCGGCCCTACATGGGGAATCGAACCGGTGCCGGTTGAGCGCAGCGGTAGCGCGCTTTGCTTTGTGTTCGATATTTCGTACAGTATGACTGCCGAAGACGTGTTTATCAAAAAGGAAAAGCTTTCGCGCTTGGATGCTTCCAAGCGCATTGCGCTTTCGCTTTCGGAACGCATAAACGGTGCGTCCGCCGCGGTCGTTTTGGCGAAGGGCGGCGGCATTTTGGCGCTGCCGCTTACCGAAGATTACAATGCCCTCGAAAATCTTATTTCGGTGCTCTCGCCTGCGATGCTTTCGGCGCCCGGTTCGAACATCGCCTCCGGCATAGAACGGGCATTGGACGCTTTCCCGCCGCAATCGGCGCGCAATTCGTTTATCGTCGTTTTTACCGACGGCGATGAAACCGAAGGCAATATCGCGCGTTCGATTTTGCGCTCTTCAAGCTTCGGCGTGCATGTGTTTTTAGTCGGAACGGGAACCGATGCCGAAACCGAAATCCTTGCAGGCGACGGCAAAACGCCGGTAAAAACCGCTTTGCGTAAAGCTCGTTTGGAAAAGGCCGCCGAGTCCG is a window encoding:
- a CDS encoding VWA domain-containing protein, which translates into the protein MSGFEHPFALFFLLTPLLYFILHKLNAASPPVFSFSFADWNGRAFEWKSSVGTTVRFMSKTLFALGYFALVAALAEPTVLEKEKLFMSRGADVVFVVDTSPSMAALDIAGASRLQAAKQAISLLARENKGISYGLVACASQAALLVPPTLDQKTFFERLAAMGVGEMGDGSALGVGISTAVYHLESSAAPVKIIVLLTDGENNAGAVHPNTAAALAKDNGILLYIAGIGTKGSVPIEYTDPASGKIYSGYLDSGFNDASLRALASAGGGSYYSVETLSSLSAALQNITIKNSVRQTYSIKQKKISFYPHCAAAALLCFCAAWLLRRVYLKEM